A single genomic interval of Lynx canadensis isolate LIC74 chromosome A2, mLynCan4.pri.v2, whole genome shotgun sequence harbors:
- the FAM221A gene encoding protein FAM221A: MERLTLPSGGKAVVDEYLEYRRIVGEDDGGKHFTPEEYEEYKKKVLPMRLQNRLFVSWRSPTGMDCKLVGPETLCFCTHRYKQHKTDFETIPQQRLISLPCRVTGCQCRAYLYVPLNGAQPIRCRCKHFADQHRAAPGFMCNACSKCSGFHSCFTCACGQPAYAHDTVVETKQERLAQGKPVGQDVTYAAMGGLTGFSSLAEGYMRLDDSGIGVPSMEFLDSPVTAMDHPFLKAFQASSSSSPETLTDVGTSGQVSSLKRPEEDDMAFFERRYQERIKMEKVAKQKGKAPLPSSTKPS; encoded by the exons ATGGAGAGGCTGACGTTGCCTTCCGGCGGCAAGGCGGTCGTGGACGAGTACTTGGAGTACCGAAG AATTGTTGGTGAGGACGATGGAGGGAAACATTTTACTCCTGAAGAAtatgaagaatacaaaaaaaaagtattaccgATGCGCTTACAAAACAGATTATTTGTGAGCTGGCGATCACCAACTGGAATGGATTGTAAACTTGTGGGTCCAGAGACACTGTGTTTTTGTACACATAG gtataaACAACATAAAACTGACTTTGAAACGATTCCACAGCAGCGGCTTATTAGTCTCCCTTGCCGAGTGACTGGCTGCCAGTGCAGGGCTTACCTTTATGTCCCTCTCAATGGTGCGCAGCCCATTCGCTGCAGGTGCAAGCACTTTGCCGATCAGCACAGGGCTGCGCCTGGCTTTATGTGCAATGCCT GTTCCAAGTGTTCAGGATTCCATAGTTGCTTCACTTGTGCTTGTGGTCAGCCTGCATATGCTCATGACACAGTAGTGGAAACTAAGCAAGAAAGACTTGCTCAGGGAAAACCAGTGGGACAGGATGTCACTTATGCAGCAATGGGAGGTTTGACTGGCTTCAGCTCACTGGCAGAAGGCTACATGCGATTAGATGACAGTGGGATTG GTGTACCTTCAATGGAATTTTTAGACTCTCCAGTTACAGCCATGGACCACCCATTTCTGAAAGCATTTCAAGCATCATCTAGTTCTTCTCCAGAAACACTAACGGAtg tagGTACAAGTGGTCAAGTTTCTTCCTTAAAGAGACCTGAAGAGGATGATATGGCTTTCTTTGAAAGACGATACCAAGAAAGG ataaaaatggaaaaggttgctaaacagaaaggaaaagcacCGTTGCCATCAAGTACAAAACCTTCATGA